DNA sequence from the Planctomycetota bacterium genome:
GCTGCTGGTTCGCGCCGGCGAGCGGAACGAGTTTATCGTGATCAAGGGTCAATAACCCTTGGGCTAAATGGCCCGGCGAAACAGGGTGAATCGCCGAGCCTTTGGAAAAGTTCAAACCGCCGTGCATTTGCCCCCGCGGGGGCGGTGTACGGCGGTTTTTTTTGGTATGGTACTAGTCCCGCCGGGCCAGCTTTCACACCTCTCCCTTTAAGGGAGAGGTCGCGGAGCGAAGCGCAGCGGGTGAGGGTAAACGCGTTGCGAGCCAGATCGTATTGCGCCAATGAGTACGATCGCTGCGCTTAGCATCGATTGGCCTGTGACGTCTCTACCCTCCCCCTTGCCCCTCCCTGAAAGGGAGGGGTATTTATCGCGCACGCCTGAAAACTGAATCATCTCCGTTAAGTTACCGCCAAGGATCTCGCAACATGCCGATCACCGCTGATACGCTGGCCCACTTGGGCCGCTTTGATACGCCGACCATTTGCAACATCATCGAGCTGTTCGACGTCATTCCGCGCAACGCCGGCTACATGGACGGCCGCATCAAGTCGGTCTTTCCGACCTTGCCGCCGATGGTTGGCTATGCCGCGACCGCGTCGTTTCGCAGCGACGCGCCCCCGTCGGGTGGCGACGCCTACGGCTCGATGGACCAGCAAGTGGCCAAGTTCGCCGAGCTGCCCGGGCCCGCGGTCGTGGTGTTCCAGGATCTCGACGACCCGGCCGTGGCCGCCACATTCGGCGAAGTGATGTGCTCGGTCTATCAAGGGTTCGGCTCGGCTGGTCTGATTACCAGCGGCGGTGGTCGCGACTTGGAACAGGTTCGCGCGCTAAATTATCCGGTCTTCACCGGCGGCACCATTTGCTCGCATGCCTTTTGCCACATTCTGCACATCGGCCTGCCGGTTCGCGTCGGCGGGCTGACGGTTCGCAATGGCGAGCTGTTGCACGGCGACGCCAACGGCGTGACGCGAATCCCCATGGACATCGCCACCGAGATTGGCCCCGTGGCCGACGAATTCGTCGCCTCCGAGAAAATCGTGCTCGACTATGTGCGCGGCCCGGGGACGAAAACGGCCCAGGGGTTGGCCGTCGCCCGCAAGGAATTCTCGGCCGTGGTCAAAAAGCTGACCGAGCGCGTCCAGTCGCGCAAGGGCGCGTCGCCGAAATAGTCGCGGCGTCTGTATCGTCACCGCCAAGGCGAGCCATCACCAGCCGCGGCAGACTTGCTCGGCCGCTTGCTGCGCGCTGTGGATGCAGTTGGGAATGCCCACGCCGCGATAGGCGCTGCCGCACAGCGCCAGGTGAGGCTGCTCGGCCGCGCGGCGTTCGATGGTCGCCACGCGATCGAGGTGGCCGACGTGATACTGGGGCATGTGATGCGGCCAGCGGGCCACTTCCACCAATTCCGGCTCGCCGGTCACCCCCAGCAAATCGCCCAGTTCGCGCCGCGCCGCGTCGACCAGCCGCGCGTCGGCCCAGGTCAACTGGTCAGGGCGCGCCGCGCCGCCGAAAAAGACTCGCAGCAAGACGCATCCTGGCGGGGCACGGTCAGGATACTTTTGGCTGCTGAAGCTGATCGACAGGACTTCGCGACGCTCGACCTCGGGCACGACCACGCCAAAACCTTCGATTGGCCGGGCGAACTGCGATTGTCGATAGCCCAAAAGTACGACCGCGCTGCCGGCGTAAGGGATCTCGCGCAACGTCGCGCCCAACTCGTGGTCAATGGCCGCCAGCAGTTTGCCGGCCTGGACGGCCGAGACCGAGACGATCAGGCCATCGAATTCCTGGGGGTCGCCCGCGCCGGTCGCAATGCGCCAGCGATTCTCGACGCGCTCCAGTCGTTCGACCGGCGTACCCGTGTGGATGTTCACGGCCGAAAGCTTGGCGGCCAGCGCGTCGATCAGCGCTTGCACACCGCCGCGCGGTGTCATGAACAGGCCGTAGCGGGCGCCGCTGCCTTTTTCGCTCGCTTGCTCGGCCTTGCGCTGCTTGAGTGCCGCGCGAATCAGGCTGCCGTGCTGCTGCTCCATCTCGATGAACCGCGGCAACGTAGCCGCTAGGCTTAGCTTGCTTGAATCGGCGGTATAGATGCCGCCGACCAAGGGTTGCACCAGTTGCTCGAAGGCTTCCTTACCCAGGCGGCGCACGGCGAATGCTTGCAGGCTTTCATCATCGTCGCTGGAACGGCGAGGCACAAACGCTTCGGCCAGCATTCGCAGCTTGCCCGGCAGACTGAGCACCGGCGTGGTAATAATCGGCCACAGGCGCTGTGGCGCGAGCAGCATGAACCCTTCGGGAATCGCGCGGAGCTTGCCCCGATGAACGACGTAGACGCGGCGATCGACGGCCGAGGTGCCGATCAACTCGTTGCCCAGCCCCAGTCGCTCGCACAAGTCGCGCGCCCAGGGGACGTTGGTGATGAAGTTGTCGGCGCTCCGCTCGAGCAGGTAGCCGTCGCGGCGATCGGTTTGCAGCACGCCCCCCAGCCGCGGACTCGCCTCGAACAGCGTGACTTGGACCGCAGGGTGGCGCTCGCCGAGGTGGTAAGCGGCCGCCAGCCCGCTGATCCCTCCGCCGATGATCGCAACCTTGCGCGGCTTTGTCGTCGATGCTTCGCTCAAACCAGTCGGTCCTTGTTCCCTGCCGCCGGGTAAAACGGGGCAAAATCGCGAAAACTACCGCCACATCATCGGATCGACGATCGTCATACCGCCGTCGCAAACCAGCGTTTGCCCAGTGATATGCTCGCATTGGATCAAGCTGAGGATCGCTTGGGCAATATCATCGGGCGTGGCGACCCGGCCCAGGGGAAGGCATTGCTCGACGCGCTGCTTGACCGCCTCGTAGCGCGAGCCGAGCCCTTGCTGCAGCCAGCGCCCTTCGATGAAACCGGGCGCGACGGCGTTCACGCGGATGCGCGGCGCCAAGCTGCGCGCCAGCGAGATCGTCATATTCAACAGCGCCGCCTTCGAGGCACAATACGGAATCGAGCTCCCCGCGCCGCGCATGCCGGCAATGCTGGCCACGTTGACCACCGCGCCGCCGTGGCGTTCCAGGTGTTCGCGCGCGGCGCGCACGCACTGGAACGGACCTTGGACGTTGGTGGCGAACAGCTCGTCCCAGACTTCGCCGGTGACCCGGTCGAGATCGCCGTGGTTGATGAAACGCGTCACGCCGGCGTTGTTGACCNNNNNNNNNNNNNNNGACCGCGGCGGCGACCAGCGCGCGACAGGCGGCATCGTCGGCCACGTTGGCCTGAACCGCTTGGGCGTCGCCGCCCGCGGCGCGAATCTCGGCCGCTGTGTCTTCGGCTTCCGCCTGGGACTTTTGATAGTTGATCGTCACTTGGCAGCCCAGTCGCGCCAGCAGCAGGGCCGTGGCGCGACCGACACCGGTGCCGCCGCCGGTCACCAGCGCGGCTTTCCCCTTGAAGTCCATCGGAGTTTCCACCTGTGGCAAATGTCTGGGAACTTGTCGCCGGCGCGCCAATCAAAGTCGCGCCAGGTCGACAGATCCAGGTCGTCGA
Encoded proteins:
- a CDS encoding RraA family protein, whose translation is MPITADTLAHLGRFDTPTICNIIELFDVIPRNAGYMDGRIKSVFPTLPPMVGYAATASFRSDAPPSGGDAYGSMDQQVAKFAELPGPAVVVFQDLDDPAVAATFGEVMCSVYQGFGSAGLITSGGGRDLEQVRALNYPVFTGGTICSHAFCHILHIGLPVRVGGLTVRNGELLHGDANGVTRIPMDIATEIGPVADEFVASEKIVLDYVRGPGTKTAQGLAVARKEFSAVVKKLTERVQSRKGASPK
- the hemG gene encoding protoporphyrinogen oxidase, producing MIGGGISGLAAAYHLGERHPAVQVTLFEASPRLGGVLQTDRRDGYLLERSADNFITNVPWARDLCERLGLGNELIGTSAVDRRVYVVHRGKLRAIPEGFMLLAPQRLWPIITTPVLSLPGKLRMLAEAFVPRRSSDDDESLQAFAVRRLGKEAFEQLVQPLVGGIYTADSSKLSLAATLPRFIEMEQQHGSLIRAALKQRKAEQASEKGSGARYGLFMTPRGGVQALIDALAAKLSAVNIHTGTPVERLERVENRWRIATGAGDPQEFDGLIVSVSAVQAGKLLAAIDHELGATLREIPYAGSAVVLLGYRQSQFARPIEGFGVVVPEVERREVLSISFSSQKYPDRAPPGCVLLRVFFGGAARPDQLTWADARLVDAARRELGDLLGVTGEPELVEVARWPHHMPQYHVGHLDRVATIERRAAEQPHLALCGSAYRGVGIPNCIHSAQQAAEQVCRGW